One genomic window of Rhizomicrobium sp. includes the following:
- a CDS encoding DUF4340 domain-containing protein yields the protein MDLNQILADPRRRTLAVLAALALVSLLLAIAALWQESSEGAAPAQAEFLPGFAAHESEAARIHIGSKSGAFDVVLGPEKGWVVRQRNDYPASIELVHRTLVGLGALRTIEPKTARPDWLHFLNLDTPPQGDGVLIAVSDDKGRPLGAVIAGKSEDIGDATGATGLFVRRPGENQSWLARSVMDPRPAISDWLDKHVMDVDRASIREVDADPTDGPSFVVSRARPSDPDFTLADIPAGKAVSDPTVPDGVASAVVDFGFDDVRPARELDFNDPAKASRLVTKTFDGLVVTVHVVQTGADYWAQVSAEALAPSTQDAAKEAAAINAHASGWAYKLPAFKGQLFMTTLDSLLKPPPAPPAPAQP from the coding sequence ATGGACCTGAACCAAATCCTCGCCGATCCCCGCCGCCGCACCCTCGCGGTGCTGGCCGCCTTGGCCCTGGTGAGCCTGCTGCTCGCCATCGCCGCGCTGTGGCAGGAATCGAGCGAAGGCGCCGCGCCGGCACAGGCCGAATTCCTCCCCGGCTTCGCCGCCCATGAAAGCGAGGCGGCGCGCATCCACATCGGGTCCAAGAGCGGCGCCTTCGATGTCGTGCTGGGTCCCGAAAAGGGCTGGGTCGTGCGCCAGCGCAACGACTATCCGGCGTCGATCGAGCTGGTGCATCGCACGCTGGTCGGGCTGGGCGCGCTGCGCACAATCGAGCCCAAGACGGCGCGGCCGGACTGGCTCCATTTCCTGAACCTGGACACCCCGCCGCAGGGCGACGGCGTCCTGATCGCGGTCAGCGACGACAAGGGCCGTCCGCTCGGCGCCGTCATCGCCGGCAAGAGCGAGGACATCGGCGATGCCACCGGCGCGACCGGACTGTTCGTGCGCCGCCCCGGCGAGAACCAGAGCTGGCTGGCGCGCTCGGTCATGGATCCGCGCCCGGCGATCTCGGACTGGCTCGACAAGCATGTGATGGACGTCGACCGCGCCAGCATCCGCGAAGTCGACGCCGATCCGACCGATGGCCCCTCCTTCGTCGTCTCCCGCGCGCGGCCGAGCGATCCGGACTTCACCCTGGCGGACATCCCCGCCGGCAAGGCCGTGAGCGATCCCACGGTTCCCGACGGCGTCGCCTCCGCCGTGGTGGATTTCGGTTTCGACGACGTGCGCCCCGCCCGCGAGCTGGATTTCAACGACCCCGCCAAGGCGTCGCGGCTGGTCACCAAGACCTTCGACGGCCTGGTCGTGACCGTGCACGTCGTCCAGACCGGCGCGGATTACTGGGCCCAGGTTTCGGCCGAAGCGCTGGCGCCTAGCACACAAGACGCCGCAAAAGAAGCGGCGGCGATCAATGCGCATGCCTCCGGATGGGCGTATAAACTGCCGGCGTTCAAGGGTCAGCTTTTCATGACGACGCTCGATAGCCTGCTCAAGCCGCCGCCGGCCCCGCCGGCTCCCGCCCAGCCATGA
- a CDS encoding ABC transporter ATP-binding protein: MIEIEGLTKRFGAHTAVAGLSLRVAKGEVLGFLGPNGAGKSTTMKMITGFLAPDAGRAVVCGHDLETDALAAQASIGYLPEGAPAYGDMTARQFLTFIAEIRGFKGAEGKAKVAIAVARTELEGVLDQPIETLSKGFKRRVGLAQAILHDPPVLIMDEPTDGLDPNQKHSVRTLIRGMAKEKAIIVSTHLLEEVEAICTRAVIIDRGRIVADGTPAELLARSRYHNAVTLTLPAAQREAAVAKLQALASVSAVEAAARDDGMAEITAFPKIGALPIEDVSALAVRENWDVKELYAEAGRLDEVFRAITTHDAKRQAVA, translated from the coding sequence ATGATCGAGATCGAGGGACTGACCAAGCGTTTCGGCGCCCATACCGCCGTCGCCGGCCTGTCTTTGCGGGTCGCCAAGGGCGAGGTCCTGGGCTTCCTGGGGCCGAACGGCGCCGGCAAGTCCACCACCATGAAGATGATCACCGGCTTTCTCGCGCCGGATGCCGGCCGCGCCGTGGTCTGCGGCCACGATTTGGAAACCGACGCCCTCGCCGCCCAGGCCTCCATCGGCTATCTGCCCGAGGGCGCTCCGGCCTATGGCGACATGACGGCCCGGCAGTTCCTGACCTTCATCGCCGAGATCCGCGGCTTCAAGGGCGCCGAGGGCAAGGCCAAGGTCGCCATCGCGGTCGCCAGGACCGAGCTCGAAGGCGTGCTCGACCAGCCGATCGAGACGCTGTCCAAGGGCTTCAAGCGCCGGGTCGGGCTGGCGCAGGCGATCCTGCACGATCCGCCGGTGCTGATCATGGACGAGCCGACCGACGGGCTCGACCCCAACCAGAAACATTCGGTGCGCACGCTGATCCGCGGCATGGCCAAGGAAAAGGCGATCATCGTCTCGACCCACCTGCTCGAAGAGGTCGAGGCGATCTGCACCCGCGCGGTGATCATCGACCGCGGCCGGATCGTCGCCGACGGCACGCCGGCCGAATTGCTGGCGCGCTCGCGCTACCACAACGCGGTGACGCTGACCCTGCCGGCGGCGCAGCGCGAGGCGGCGGTGGCGAAGCTCCAGGCGCTCGCCTCGGTGTCCGCGGTGGAGGCCGCCGCGCGCGACGACGGCATGGCGGAGATCACCGCCTTCCCGAAGATCGGCGCGCTCCCCATCGAGGACGTCAGCGCGCTCGCCGTGCGCGAGAATTGGGACGTGAAGGAATTATACGCCGAGGCGGGGCGCCTGGACGAAGTGTTCCGCGCCATCACCACGCATGACGCCAAGCGCCAGGCCGTCGCATGA
- a CDS encoding class I SAM-dependent methyltransferase → MGNFVQATDAVIAYLSEVGARETPAQIRCREETQKHPAAIMQIAPEQGAFLQVLAKLTGAKHYLEIGVFTGYSALSVALALPKDGKVVALDVSKEFTDLARGYWKEAGVDTRIDLRLGPAVPAMDAMIAKGEGPFDFVFIDADKPAYDAYYERALKLVRPGGLIALDNALLFGTVADASDASVMPSALRALNAKIQADDRVDMALATVGDGVMLAVKR, encoded by the coding sequence ATGGGAAATTTCGTTCAGGCGACGGACGCGGTGATCGCCTATCTGAGCGAGGTCGGCGCGCGCGAGACCCCGGCGCAGATCCGCTGCCGCGAGGAGACCCAGAAGCATCCCGCCGCCATCATGCAGATCGCGCCGGAGCAGGGCGCCTTCCTCCAGGTCCTCGCCAAGCTCACCGGCGCCAAACACTATCTGGAGATCGGCGTGTTCACTGGCTACAGCGCGCTCAGCGTGGCGCTGGCGCTGCCCAAGGACGGCAAGGTCGTGGCGCTCGATGTCAGCAAGGAGTTCACCGATCTGGCGCGCGGCTATTGGAAGGAGGCCGGCGTCGATACCAGGATCGACCTGCGGCTCGGCCCCGCGGTCCCGGCGATGGACGCGATGATCGCCAAGGGCGAGGGCCCGTTCGATTTCGTCTTCATCGACGCCGACAAGCCGGCCTATGACGCCTATTACGAGCGTGCCCTCAAGCTGGTGCGGCCGGGCGGGCTGATCGCGCTCGACAATGCGCTGCTGTTCGGCACCGTCGCCGACGCATCGGACGCCTCCGTCATGCCGAGCGCGCTGCGCGCCCTGAACGCCAAGATCCAGGCGGACGACCGGGTCGACATGGCGCTCGCCACCGTCGGCGACGGCGTGATGCTGGCGGTCAAACGCTGA
- a CDS encoding aromatic ring-hydroxylating dioxygenase subunit alpha produces MTAEAAAVPGTAEAVPLFLRDCWYMGCLSEKIAKAGLRREMMLGEPVLIGRGRDGVVFAMKDICPHRGVPLSAGKVLADNTVECPYHGWRFRGDGVCAAIPSLVGGEPIEASNIKVKSYPVREQDGLIWVYMAAPGRETAPPKSEPPRVGVPDARPRWHESQLFHCGIDHAVIGLMDPAHAPYVHGRWWWRVRPKEKTKNYAPLATGFVMTRHKPTKPMYGILGADVSTEITFELPSIRFENIVGTLFGRRIAVVGLTTCTPRDADTTEVTQIFYWPAWLGFIKPFFLALGPTFLGDDRRIVELQKEGLKFNPPLMLIQDSDMPAMWYHRLKKAWAESVATGAPFVNPVKPRTLRWRS; encoded by the coding sequence ATGACCGCCGAAGCCGCCGCCGTTCCGGGGACCGCCGAGGCGGTGCCGCTGTTCCTGCGCGACTGCTGGTACATGGGATGCCTCTCCGAGAAGATCGCCAAGGCCGGCCTGCGCCGCGAGATGATGCTGGGCGAGCCGGTGCTGATCGGGCGCGGCCGCGACGGCGTGGTGTTCGCGATGAAGGACATCTGCCCGCATCGCGGCGTGCCGCTCTCGGCCGGCAAGGTGCTGGCGGACAACACGGTCGAGTGCCCCTATCACGGCTGGCGCTTTCGCGGCGACGGCGTGTGCGCGGCGATCCCCTCGCTGGTCGGCGGCGAGCCGATCGAGGCCTCGAACATCAAGGTGAAGTCCTATCCGGTGCGCGAGCAGGACGGGCTGATCTGGGTCTACATGGCGGCGCCCGGCCGCGAGACGGCGCCGCCGAAGAGCGAGCCGCCGCGCGTCGGCGTGCCGGACGCCCGCCCGCGCTGGCACGAGAGCCAGCTCTTCCATTGCGGCATCGACCACGCCGTCATCGGCCTGATGGACCCGGCGCATGCGCCCTACGTCCATGGCCGCTGGTGGTGGCGGGTGCGGCCGAAGGAGAAGACCAAGAACTACGCCCCGCTGGCGACCGGCTTCGTGATGACGCGGCACAAGCCGACCAAGCCGATGTACGGCATCCTGGGCGCCGACGTCTCGACCGAGATCACCTTCGAACTGCCCTCGATCCGCTTCGAGAACATCGTGGGCACGCTGTTCGGGCGGCGCATCGCCGTGGTGGGGCTGACCACCTGCACGCCGCGCGACGCCGACACCACCGAGGTGACGCAGATCTTCTACTGGCCGGCCTGGCTGGGCTTCATCAAGCCGTTCTTCCTGGCGCTGGGCCCGACCTTCCTGGGCGACGACCGCCGGATCGTGGAGCTCCAGAAGGAGGGATTGAAGTTCAATCCGCCGCTGATGCTGATCCAGGATTCGGACATGCCGGCGATGTGGTACCACCGGCTGAAGAAGGCCTGGGCCGAATCGGTCGCGACAGGCGCGCCCTTCGTGAACCCGGTAAAGCCACGGACGCTGCGCTGGCGGAGTTAA
- the greA gene encoding transcription elongation factor GreA has protein sequence MERIPMTAAGYKALEDEVNHLKNVERHEIIKAIAEARAHGDLSENAEYHAAKERQSFIEGRVMELEDQIGRAEVIDVSKLSGATVKFGATVTLVDEDSDEKRKYQIVGDVESDVKRGRISLSSPIARALIGKGKGDTVEVTTPGGARSYEILKVEFV, from the coding sequence ATGGAACGCATTCCGATGACCGCCGCGGGCTACAAGGCCCTCGAAGACGAGGTGAACCACCTCAAGAACGTCGAACGCCACGAGATCATCAAGGCGATCGCGGAAGCGCGCGCCCATGGCGATCTGTCGGAGAACGCCGAGTATCACGCCGCCAAGGAGCGCCAGAGCTTCATCGAGGGCCGCGTGATGGAGCTCGAGGACCAGATCGGCCGCGCCGAGGTGATCGACGTCTCCAAGCTGAGCGGCGCCACCGTGAAGTTCGGCGCGACCGTGACGCTGGTCGACGAGGATTCCGACGAGAAGCGCAAATACCAGATCGTCGGCGACGTGGAGAGCGACGTGAAGCGCGGCAGGATTTCGCTGTCCTCGCCGATCGCGCGCGCCCTGATCGGCAAGGGCAAGGGCGACACGGTGGAAGTCACCACCCCCGGCGGCGCGCGGTCGTATGAGATTTTGAAGGTCGAGTTCGTTTAG
- a CDS encoding DUF2794 domain-containing protein has protein sequence MTGPHFLPMAEEPIAFVRAGHAPAARTSYQGGQGRSAASGVVAQVRFDRAELNRILTLYGRMVAAGEWRDYAIDFRDEAAVFSIYRRASEMPLFRVEKRPKLRDKQGLYAVIAATGHILKRGHDLAAVLRVFDKKLLKALASE, from the coding sequence GTGACGGGACCACACTTCCTTCCGATGGCGGAAGAACCCATAGCGTTCGTCCGTGCAGGCCACGCGCCGGCCGCACGGACGAGTTACCAGGGCGGGCAGGGCAGGTCGGCTGCCTCCGGCGTCGTCGCGCAGGTGCGGTTCGACCGCGCCGAACTCAATCGCATCCTGACGCTGTACGGCCGCATGGTGGCGGCCGGCGAATGGCGCGACTACGCGATCGATTTCCGCGACGAGGCCGCGGTGTTCTCGATCTACCGGCGCGCGTCGGAGATGCCGCTGTTCCGGGTGGAGAAGCGGCCCAAGCTGCGCGACAAGCAGGGCCTGTACGCGGTGATCGCCGCGACCGGGCACATCCTCAAGCGCGGCCACGACCTCGCGGCCGTGCTCCGGGTATTCGACAAGAAGCTGCTGAAGGCGCTGGCGAGCGAATAG
- a CDS encoding ABC transporter permease, protein MNQVWPIFKREFAAYFATPLAYVFIVIFLFAMGTFTFYVGRFYDNNIADLSVFFGYHPWLYLFLVPAIAMRLWAEERRTGTMELLLTLPVPLWATVVGKYLAAWAFIAVALALTFPIWLTVNYLGDPDNGVIVASYIGSLLMAGGYLAIGAAISATTSNQVIAFVVTVVVCFLFTIAGAPLVLDFFRGWAPLVLVNAVSSFSFLTHFTAISRGVIDLRDLVFFVTLIALFLTANVVVVDLKKSG, encoded by the coding sequence ATGAACCAGGTCTGGCCGATCTTCAAGCGAGAATTCGCCGCCTATTTCGCGACGCCGCTGGCGTATGTCTTCATCGTGATCTTCCTGTTCGCGATGGGCACCTTCACCTTTTATGTCGGGCGTTTCTACGACAACAACATCGCCGACCTGTCGGTGTTCTTCGGCTATCATCCCTGGCTCTATCTTTTCCTGGTGCCGGCCATCGCCATGCGGCTGTGGGCGGAGGAGCGGCGCACCGGCACGATGGAGCTGCTGCTCACCCTGCCCGTGCCGCTGTGGGCGACGGTGGTCGGCAAATATCTCGCGGCCTGGGCGTTCATCGCGGTGGCGCTGGCGCTGACCTTCCCGATCTGGCTGACGGTCAATTATCTCGGCGATCCCGACAACGGCGTGATCGTCGCCTCCTACATCGGAAGCCTGTTGATGGCCGGCGGCTATCTCGCGATCGGCGCGGCGATCTCGGCGACCACGAGCAACCAGGTCATCGCCTTCGTGGTGACGGTGGTGGTCTGCTTCCTGTTCACCATCGCCGGCGCGCCTTTGGTGCTCGACTTCTTCCGCGGCTGGGCGCCGCTGGTGCTGGTCAACGCGGTCTCGTCGTTCAGCTTCCTCACCCATTTCACCGCGATCAGCCGCGGCGTCATCGACCTGCGCGATCTGGTGTTCTTCGTCACGCTGATCGCGCTGTTCCTGACCGCCAATGTCGTGGTCGTCGACCTGAAGAAGAGCGGTTGA
- the carB gene encoding carbamoyl-phosphate synthase large subunit, whose protein sequence is MPKRQDIHTVLIIGAGPIVIGQACEFDYSGVQACKALRAEGYRVVLVNSNPATIMTDPGMADATYIEPITPEFVEKIIAREKPNVPEGRVFALLPTMGGQTALNTALSLRKRGTLEKYGVELIGASADAIDKAEDRELFRNAMIKIGLEVPKGVTLKGELRHKKDPYGEFMFDSRGAAIMELAAESAARVKDALTLVGLPAVIRPSFTLGGTGGGIAYNREEFYEIVAQGLEASPTNEVLIEESVLGWKEFEMEVVRDKADNAIIICSIENVDPMGVHTGDSMTVAPALTLTDKEYQRMRNASIAVLREIGVETGGSNVQFAVNPQDGRMVVIEMNPRVSRSSALASKATGFPIAKVAAKLAVGYTLDEITNDITKVTPAAFEPTIDYVVTKIPRFAFEKFPGAEPLLTTSMKSVGEAMSIGRTFAESLQKALRSMETGLTGLDEIELANDPNAIRAALGRATPDRLRLVAQAMRLGFAMSEIERITRYDPWFLGEVEAIVAMEETVRHTGLPTEASALRLLKQMGFSDARLAKLTGKTAKEVRAARIALGVHPVFKRIDTCAAEFAALTPYMYSTYETPFGGAAECESKPTDKKKIIILGGGPNRIGQGIEFDYCCCHAAFSLSARGYETIMINCNPETVSTDYDTSDRLYFEPLTAEDVLEIVRIEQSNGTLAGVIVQFGGQTPLKLANTLVEEGVPILGTSADAIDLAEDRKRFQVLLNELGLRQPRNATALTAEDAIAAARTIGYPVILRPSYVLGGRGMVVCADEASLKTQVQSGELFRISGDNPVLIDGFLHHATEVDVDAICDHDGQVFIAGIMEHIEEAGVHSGDSACALPPHSLKPETVREIERQTVEMARALKVRGLMNVQYAVQGDDIYVLEVNPRASRTVPFVAKAIALPVAAIAARVMAGEKLAAFDLTPSKSPHVSVKEAVMPFARFPGVDPVLGPEMRSTGEVMGLDASFGRAFAKSQIGAGLKLPLSGSVFISVRDADKAHAVGPARQMIALGFDIVATRGTADALEAAGVPVKRINKVLEGRPHVVDAMKNGEIHLVFNTTDGSQALADSMSIRRTALTLKVPYYTTMAGAAAAAEAIASLQHGELDVRPLQSYA, encoded by the coding sequence ATGCCCAAACGCCAAGACATCCACACCGTCCTGATCATCGGCGCGGGGCCCATCGTCATCGGGCAGGCCTGCGAGTTCGACTATTCCGGCGTCCAGGCCTGCAAGGCGTTGCGCGCCGAGGGCTACCGCGTCGTGCTGGTGAACTCCAACCCCGCCACGATCATGACCGACCCCGGCATGGCGGACGCCACCTATATCGAGCCGATCACGCCGGAATTCGTCGAGAAGATCATCGCGCGCGAAAAGCCCAACGTGCCGGAGGGCCGGGTATTCGCGCTGCTGCCGACCATGGGCGGGCAGACCGCGCTCAACACCGCGCTCTCGCTGCGCAAGCGCGGCACGCTGGAGAAATACGGCGTCGAGCTGATCGGCGCCAGCGCCGACGCCATCGACAAGGCGGAAGACCGCGAACTGTTCCGCAACGCCATGATCAAGATCGGCCTCGAAGTCCCCAAGGGCGTCACGCTGAAGGGCGAGCTGCGCCACAAGAAGGACCCTTATGGCGAGTTCATGTTCGACTCGCGCGGCGCGGCGATCATGGAACTGGCCGCCGAATCCGCCGCGCGGGTGAAGGACGCGCTGACGCTGGTCGGCCTGCCGGCGGTGATCCGGCCGTCCTTCACGCTCGGCGGCACCGGCGGCGGCATCGCCTATAACCGCGAGGAATTCTACGAGATCGTCGCCCAGGGGCTCGAAGCCTCGCCGACCAACGAGGTGCTGATCGAGGAATCGGTGCTCGGCTGGAAGGAATTCGAGATGGAGGTGGTGCGCGACAAAGCCGATAACGCCATCATCATCTGCTCCATCGAGAACGTCGATCCGATGGGCGTGCACACCGGCGATTCGATGACCGTCGCCCCCGCTTTGACGCTGACCGACAAGGAATATCAGCGCATGCGCAACGCCTCGATCGCGGTGTTGCGCGAGATCGGGGTGGAGACCGGCGGATCGAACGTCCAGTTCGCAGTCAACCCGCAGGACGGCCGCATGGTCGTGATCGAGATGAACCCGCGCGTGTCGCGCTCCTCGGCGCTGGCCTCGAAGGCCACCGGCTTTCCCATCGCCAAGGTCGCGGCCAAGCTCGCGGTCGGCTATACGCTGGACGAGATCACCAACGACATCACCAAGGTCACGCCGGCCGCGTTCGAGCCGACCATCGACTATGTCGTGACCAAGATCCCGCGCTTCGCTTTCGAGAAATTCCCCGGCGCCGAGCCGCTGCTCACGACCTCGATGAAATCGGTCGGCGAGGCGATGTCCATCGGCCGCACCTTCGCGGAATCGCTGCAGAAGGCGCTGCGCTCCATGGAGACCGGGCTGACCGGTCTGGACGAGATCGAGCTGGCCAACGATCCCAACGCGATCCGCGCCGCGCTCGGCCGCGCCACGCCGGACCGGCTGCGCCTGGTCGCCCAGGCGATGCGGCTGGGCTTCGCGATGTCGGAGATCGAGCGCATCACGCGCTACGATCCCTGGTTCCTCGGCGAGGTCGAGGCCATCGTCGCGATGGAAGAGACGGTGCGGCACACCGGCCTGCCGACCGAAGCCTCCGCGCTGCGCCTGCTCAAGCAGATGGGCTTCTCCGACGCGCGGCTCGCGAAACTGACGGGCAAGACGGCCAAGGAGGTACGCGCGGCGCGCATCGCGCTCGGCGTGCATCCCGTCTTCAAGCGGATCGACACCTGCGCCGCGGAATTCGCCGCGCTGACGCCCTATATGTACTCGACCTATGAGACGCCGTTCGGCGGCGCCGCCGAGTGCGAATCCAAGCCGACGGACAAGAAGAAGATCATCATCCTGGGCGGCGGGCCCAACCGCATCGGCCAGGGCATCGAGTTCGACTATTGCTGCTGCCACGCGGCGTTCTCGTTGTCCGCCCGGGGCTACGAGACCATCATGATCAACTGCAATCCCGAGACCGTGTCGACGGATTACGACACCTCCGACCGGCTCTATTTCGAGCCGCTGACGGCGGAGGACGTGCTGGAGATCGTGCGCATCGAGCAGTCCAACGGCACGCTCGCCGGCGTGATCGTGCAGTTCGGCGGCCAGACGCCGCTCAAGCTCGCCAACACGCTGGTCGAGGAAGGCGTGCCGATCCTGGGCACCAGCGCCGACGCCATCGACCTCGCGGAGGACCGCAAGCGCTTCCAGGTCCTGCTCAACGAGCTCGGCCTGCGCCAGCCGCGCAACGCCACCGCGCTGACGGCGGAAGACGCCATCGCGGCCGCGCGGACCATCGGCTATCCGGTGATCCTGCGCCCCTCTTACGTGCTCGGCGGACGCGGCATGGTGGTGTGCGCCGACGAGGCGAGCCTCAAGACCCAGGTGCAATCCGGCGAGCTGTTCCGCATCAGCGGCGACAATCCCGTGCTGATCGACGGCTTCCTGCACCACGCCACCGAAGTGGATGTCGACGCGATCTGCGATCACGACGGCCAGGTCTTCATCGCCGGCATCATGGAACATATCGAGGAAGCCGGCGTGCACTCCGGCGATTCCGCCTGCGCTTTGCCGCCTCATTCGCTGAAGCCGGAGACGGTGCGCGAGATCGAGCGGCAGACCGTGGAGATGGCCCGCGCGCTGAAAGTCCGTGGCCTGATGAACGTGCAATACGCCGTACAGGGCGACGACATCTATGTCCTCGAAGTGAACCCGCGCGCCAGCCGCACCGTGCCGTTCGTCGCCAAGGCGATCGCGCTGCCGGTCGCGGCCATCGCGGCGCGGGTGATGGCGGGCGAGAAGCTCGCGGCGTTCGACTTGACGCCCTCCAAGTCGCCGCATGTCTCGGTCAAGGAAGCGGTGATGCCCTTCGCGCGCTTTCCCGGCGTCGATCCGGTGCTGGGACCGGAGATGCGCTCCACCGGCGAGGTGATGGGCCTGGACGCGAGCTTCGGGCGCGCCTTCGCCAAGAGCCAGATCGGCGCCGGCCTCAAGCTGCCGCTGTCCGGCAGCGTCTTCATCTCGGTGCGCGACGCGGACAAGGCGCACGCGGTCGGTCCCGCCCGCCAGATGATCGCGCTCGGCTTCGACATCGTGGCGACGCGCGGCACCGCCGACGCGCTGGAAGCCGCCGGCGTTCCGGTCAAGCGCATCAACAAGGTGCTGGAGGGGCGCCCGCATGTCGTCGACGCGATGAAGAACGGCGAGATCCACCTCGTCTTCAACACCACCGACGGCTCGCAGGCGCTCGCCGATTCGATGTCGATCCGGCGCACCGCGCTGACGCTGAAAGTGCCCTACTACACGACCATGGCCGGCGCCGCCGCCGCCGCCGAAGCCATCGCCTCGCTGCAGCACGGCGAGCTCGATGTGCGGCCGCTCCAGAGCTATGCCTGA
- a CDS encoding Gldg family protein → MKPLSRRIYAVAALALAVVIFVCVNIAADTAITTARLDLTQTGQFTLAQGTRNIVASIPEPITLKFYFSKKIAADYAQTQAYATRVHDLLEEYASISHGKILLKTVDPEPFTAAEDEATANGLSGAPTDSGDTVYFGLVGTNRIDGKETIPYFSTEREQYLELDLTTLIYHLIQPQKPVLGILSSLPLDTGAGGVQAAMQGNAQPYAIYSELAQTYATQMLDPAADRIPLGVSVLMVVHPTNLSAAALYAIDQFVLKGGHALVFVDPNAELAQAGGGMDPRGGGNPTSDLPQLFHAWGVGYSPAKVIADRELAQRVQVSADPRNPVASYPIWLHLTQADFDAKDPVTASMQTLNLASVGALHPLKGATTTFLPLVISSDQASLVDVESIRFNPRPEDLLAAINPTGEHFIIAARVTGAAKTAFPAGPPAPLTAAGQPPPAPLPPQVKDSAGPINVIVMADADIFDDRFWVHTDNLYGKRVAAPFADNGAFVLNAIENLSGSSDLISLRTRATNDRPFVVVKRMQAQAQADFQAEAEALQAQMTAVQQRLHDLEQGGGANPTNAQGLSAAQQAEIDRFKKQLVDIRTRLRDVQHRLRKDVDTLGDILAFVNIALVPLFVAGFAILLAVLRRRHRARAMAQ, encoded by the coding sequence ATGAAGCCGCTGTCCCGCCGGATCTATGCCGTCGCCGCGCTGGCGCTCGCCGTCGTGATCTTCGTGTGCGTCAACATCGCGGCCGACACCGCGATCACCACGGCGCGGCTCGACCTCACCCAGACCGGCCAGTTCACCCTGGCGCAGGGCACGCGCAACATCGTCGCTTCCATCCCCGAGCCGATCACGCTGAAATTCTACTTCTCCAAGAAGATCGCCGCCGACTACGCCCAGACCCAGGCCTATGCGACGCGGGTGCACGACCTTCTGGAGGAATACGCCTCGATCAGCCACGGCAAGATCCTCCTCAAGACCGTCGATCCCGAGCCGTTCACCGCGGCGGAGGACGAGGCGACGGCGAACGGGCTGTCCGGCGCGCCGACCGACAGCGGCGACACGGTCTATTTCGGCCTGGTCGGCACCAACCGCATCGACGGCAAGGAGACGATCCCCTACTTCAGCACCGAGCGCGAGCAATATCTCGAACTAGACCTGACGACGCTGATCTATCACCTGATCCAGCCGCAGAAGCCGGTGCTCGGCATCCTGTCGAGCCTGCCGCTCGACACCGGCGCGGGCGGCGTGCAGGCGGCGATGCAGGGCAACGCGCAGCCCTATGCGATCTATTCCGAGCTTGCCCAGACCTATGCGACGCAGATGCTCGATCCCGCCGCGGATCGCATCCCGCTTGGCGTCTCGGTGCTGATGGTGGTGCATCCGACCAATCTGAGCGCGGCGGCGCTCTATGCCATCGACCAGTTCGTGCTGAAGGGCGGCCACGCGCTCGTCTTCGTCGATCCGAACGCCGAGCTGGCGCAGGCCGGCGGCGGCATGGACCCGCGCGGCGGCGGCAATCCGACCTCCGACCTGCCGCAGCTTTTCCATGCCTGGGGCGTCGGCTACTCGCCGGCCAAGGTGATCGCCGACCGCGAACTGGCGCAGCGCGTGCAGGTCTCCGCCGATCCGCGCAACCCGGTGGCGAGCTATCCGATCTGGCTTCACCTGACCCAGGCCGATTTCGACGCCAAGGATCCGGTCACCGCCTCGATGCAGACGCTGAACCTCGCCAGCGTCGGCGCGCTGCATCCGCTCAAGGGCGCGACCACGACCTTCCTGCCGCTGGTCATCTCTTCCGACCAGGCCTCGCTGGTGGACGTGGAATCCATCCGCTTCAATCCTCGCCCAGAGGATCTGCTGGCGGCGATCAACCCGACCGGCGAGCACTTCATCATCGCGGCCCGCGTCACCGGCGCCGCCAAGACCGCCTTCCCCGCGGGACCGCCCGCGCCGCTGACCGCCGCCGGCCAGCCGCCGCCGGCGCCACTGCCGCCGCAGGTCAAGGACTCGGCGGGACCGATCAACGTCATCGTGATGGCCGACGCCGACATCTTCGACGACCGTTTCTGGGTGCATACGGACAATCTCTACGGCAAGCGCGTCGCCGCGCCCTTCGCCGACAACGGCGCCTTCGTGCTGAACGCGATCGAGAACCTGTCGGGCTCGAGCGATTTGATCTCGCTGCGCACCCGCGCCACCAACGACCGGCCGTTCGTCGTGGTCAAGCGCATGCAGGCCCAGGCCCAGGCCGATTTCCAGGCTGAGGCCGAAGCCTTGCAGGCCCAGATGACCGCCGTGCAGCAGCGGCTGCACGATCTTGAACAGGGCGGCGGCGCCAACCCGACCAACGCGCAGGGCCTCTCCGCCGCGCAGCAGGCCGAGATCGACCGCTTCAAGAAGCAATTGGTGGATATCCGCACCCGGCTGCGCGACGTGCAGCACCGCCTGCGCAAGGACGTCGACACGCTGGGCGACATCCTGGCCTTCGTGAACATCGCGCTGGTGCCGCTGTTCGTGGCGGGCTTCGCGATCCTGCTGGCGGTGCTGCGCCGCCGGCACCGCGCCCGCGCGATGGCGCAGTGA